The Methanobacterium alcaliphilum genomic sequence TGTTATATTCATCTACTTCAGTTGATGTAACTCAAGGCGATAAAAAAATACTGCTCTGTGCTGTTGATGAAACTGAGAAAAGACCAGGAATGGGTGCTATTGATATGGCTTTCATTATTGATATGAAAGACGGTAAAATAGTAAACGAAACTTCAGTCTATCCCGGTAAAATGTACCACCCCACTAAATCGCCTCCTGCAGCTTTACAGGCCATGGGACTTAATAGATGGTTGTTGCATGATTCACTGTGGAATAACAACACTGAAGAAGGAGTTCAAGTAGCTAAAGAAATCGTAGAGTACCATACTGGTGAAAAAATTGATGTAGTTGTTTTAGTTAACACGGAAGCCGTAGATGCCATGATTCGAGCTATAGGGCCGATTTATGTAGAAGGCCGGGGAAATATCAATGGAAGCTCTCTAGAATTTGTGCGAGAATCACAATATGCTGGAGCATCAAGAGGGCCAGCTGTGGAAGCAATAATGCAAGCTATGACTAAAGCAGTTCAAGATAAAACAAAATTATTAGTTCTTCTTCAAGTCGGTATAAACCAGTATCAAGAAGGGAACATTGTAGTCATTCCAAAAGAGGCTATGATTAAATTTATGGTAGCCAATGGTATCAAAAGAACATTTTAATTAATCATTTAATTTTATTTTTTTTTCAATTTAATTGATTAATTGAGCCCATATATTACTTTTATTTTTTCTCCGATAAATTTAATTATTTTAAAAGCATAATTACTTAATATATAAAATGATTATCCCTATATTCATTAGAAAGTTATTATAATCTTAAAAAAGAGAATAAGAGTAACTTAAAAAACAATGTGGTATAAGTTATGTCAGAAGAAGGTTATTTGGTCTGTGAAAGCTGCAAAGGTTACTACAAGTTACAAAAGGGAGAAAAAGCTTCAGATTTTGATTTATGTGAATGTGGTGGCTCTCTTATTTTTCAAAATGATCTAAATATTATCCCAGATCAAGAAGTATCTGAAGATGATTCTTACAAAAAAGATCCTATACACTCTAACAAAGAAAAAAGGAAAAAAAATAGTTCTAAAACAACAAAAAATAAAGCTGAAAAAAGAAAAGAATTATTTGAAGAATTAACCAAAGAAGTTCATGTACATGAAGATTTATTAAATATAAAAGATGGAAAAATATCTTCAGAGGAAGTAACAGGAAATTTAAGAGATGCGGATAACCAAATGATGGTTAGTAATATTTTGACCAATGAATCCATAATAAGTAACAACAAAGAAACCAGTTCTAACATTAAAGCCGATGAAAACAAACTAATATCCCAAATACATGATAAAAGAACTTCGGTGCGAGAATCCAACACTGAAAATAGCCTTAATGGATCAAACTTTAAAATTATTATGGTATTAATAATTATTATAGCATTAATAGGTGTTTTTTTCTTATTTTTTAAATAATATTTTAATCATAGTGCTTTTTTAAAAAATTAAAAGAATAGGA encodes the following:
- a CDS encoding DUF4012 domain-containing protein, with translation MEGKNAVILLLLVSIIGLTVSAYMLYSSTSVDVTQGDKKILLCAVDETEKRPGMGAIDMAFIIDMKDGKIVNETSVYPGKMYHPTKSPPAALQAMGLNRWLLHDSLWNNNTEEGVQVAKEIVEYHTGEKIDVVVLVNTEAVDAMIRAIGPIYVEGRGNINGSSLEFVRESQYAGASRGPAVEAIMQAMTKAVQDKTKLLVLLQVGINQYQEGNIVVIPKEAMIKFMVANGIKRTF